The genomic DNA CCCGAGGGGCTCCACCACGAGTTGGACTGGCAGCGCCGGCTGCCGCTCGCGATGCGCTGGCTGCTGAGCTGACGCACCGCCCCGCTCACGAGGTCATCTGGATGAGCCGGATGGCCTCTTTCATGGTGTCCAGGTTCTGGTGGCGCGTGAGGTAGATTTCATTGCCCAGCGCGCTGTGAAACACCGCGGGCATCTCCAGGTGCTGGAGCAGCGCATCGCCCAGCTTCGACACCACCTCCCGGTGCGCGTGCAGGTAGCGGCGGCTGGAACGCCGGGCGGTGTGGCAGACGTGGTACTTGCGCGTGTACGGGAAGGGCGTGACGGGCTCGCCGGTGAGCATGCGCGCCCACAGCCGGTAGACATCGATGTCACAGGCGTAGTTCATCATGTCCGTCAGCACGCTGCCGGGCGGACGCAGGTTGGCCTCGAGCGCCACGAAGCTGCCGTTGTCGAGCCGGAAGAACTCCAGGTGGAACCAGCGCTCGCGCAGCCCCAGCGCTTCCACCATGCGCCGTCCCAGGGCATCCAGCTCGGGGGGCAAGTCCCGCAGGCTCCAGATGACGGTATCGCGCTGCTCGATGACCGACTCCATGATGCCGTTGCTGTACTCGTGGCTGAAGGTGCAGACGATGCGCCCCTCCGCGTCCACCATGCCGTCATAGGTGACGATGGCGCCCTGCACGAAGGTCTGCGCCACGTAGCTCGTGGGCAGGGGCTGGGAGAAGAGGGCCTCCACCTCGCCGTCGTTCTTCACCTTGAAGGTGTGGGCCGCGCCCACGCCCACGTCCGGCTTGAGCACCAGCGGGTAGCCCACCCGCTGGGCAAAGGCCTTCACCTGGGCCGCATCCGTGGCGGGGATGGCGTCCGGGTGGGGAATCCCTGCCTTCTTGAACACATCATGCATGCCCAGCTTGGAGCGCAGCCGGGCGATGTCCCCGGGCAGCAACCCCGGGACGAAGAAGTCCGCGCGCAGCCGGGCCTCGGACTCCAGCCACGACTCATTGAGCGAGTCGATGCGGTGGATGCGCCCATGGCGCCAGGTGAGGTAGCCCACCGCCCGCAGGAGCGCCTCGTGGTTGTCGAGGCTGGGCGTGAAGTAATACTCGCTGAGCGCGTTGCGCAGCTCCGGCCTCAGGGCGTCGTGCGGTGCATCGCCAATTCCCAGCACGTTGACCCCACGCTCGCGCAAGGCCTGGACGAAGTGGATGTAGTGCGACGGGAAGTGAGGAGAGATAAAGACGACGTTCATGAGACCGAGGCTGCCCTCCCAACCCGGCAGGATAGCCGACTTGCCGGGCCGTGGGGGCGCCTATCTCACGCAATGCGTTAAAGGACCCTGAACCTTGTTTCAGAGGTATTTCTGGCGCTTGCGGGCCTTGAGGGCCTCCACCACCTTGCGCACATCCTGGCTCTTGTCCTTGGGCACCACGAGCACCGCGTCCCCGGCGTCCACCACCACCACGTCCGTGAGGCCCACCACCGCCAAGGGCCGCTTGTCGCCCAGCACCACGCAGTTGTCGCAGTCCACCACGACGGTCTCGTCTCCGGAGACGACGTTGCCGCGGGCATCCGCGGGGCGCACCTCGGGGATGGCGGCGAAGGAGCCCACGTCGGACCAGCCGAAGTCCCCGGGCAGCACGGCGATGTTGGAGGCCTTCTCCATCACCCCGTAGTCAATGGAGACGGCGGGCAGCTTGGGGAACACCTTCTTGAGCACGGAGGGGAAGGTGCGCTTGCCCACCGCGCCCTTCAGGGCCGTGAGCCCCTTCTTCATCTCCGGCATGTGCTCGGCGAGCGCCGCCAGCATCACATCCGCCCGGAAGACGAAGATGCCGCCGTTCCACAGGAACTCGCCGGACTTCAGGTAGCCCTGCGCCGTCTCCAGGTCCGGCTTCTCCTTGAAGGCCTTCACCTTCCGGCCGCCCCCGTCCAGGGGCTCGCCGAGCTGGATGTAGCCGTAGCCCGTCTCCGGGCGGTGGGGCTGGATGCCCAGGGTGACGATGTGGCCCCGCCCGGCGAGCTTCGCCGCCTCGGCGAGCGTCTTGCGGAAGCCGGCCGGATCCGCCACGTGGTGGTCCGAGGGCAGGACGAGGAGGATGCCCTCCGGGTCCCGGGCGGCCACCTGCACCGTGGCCAGGGCGATGGCCGGCGCGGTGTTGCGGGCCACGGGCTCCACCAGGAGGTTCTTTGGGGGCAGCCCCTTCACCAGCTTCGCGGCGGTCTTGGCGTGCAGGGGGCCACAGACGATGAAGGTGTCCTTCAGCGAGGCCAACCCCTTGAGCCGGGCGGTGGTGTCGGTGATGAGGGGGAGTTTCGAGGCCAGGGGCAGGAACTGCTTGGGGCGGGCCTGACGGGACAGGGGCCAGAAGCGGGTGCCGGAACCACCGGCCATGATGACGGGATAGAGGGCCATGGGCGGCGCACCATAGCGCCTCCCGGAACGGAAGGACGGGGCTTTGCCTGCTTGCTCCCCCTACCGTCCACCAGGCACCCGTGCCGAGGGCGGAGTTTTGACCCCAGGCCGAAAAGCCAGTCTCATGTCGCGGAGTTGAACTTCAAGGCCACATCCACCGGGTGGACCATCGTCCTCACCGGCGCGCTCGCGCTTGGGCTGTCCTTTGCCCCGCTGCCCGAGTCCCTGCGTCCCATCCCTCGCCTGCGCCAGGAGGGCCCCGTCGCGCCCCGGCTGGCGGCCCTGTTCCTGCCCCGCATCCTGACCGGAGGCCCCGCCGCGGCCCCGCCCCAGGACGTGCTGACCGCCGCCCCCGTGGCCGCCCCGGGCACCCCGGACGCGCTGCCCCCCGAGGAAGACGAGGCCCCCGAGCCGGAGGAGGCCGAGGCCCCCAGCGTGATGGCGCCCCCGTCCGACCTGGAGGGACTGGGGGCCCTCACGCGCGCCCGCGCCCTGTCGCTGGAGAGCCTGCGCGAGCGCGTGGCCTCCCAGCACGTGGACATCGAGCTGGGCTGCCGCCGCCCGGGGCCCTCGGGGTGCGAGGAGAACGGGCTGGCCCCCTTCTTCCGCGCCTTGAGTGCGCTGCGCGAGGACACGCGGCGCTCCCCCGTGCGCGTGGTGCACCTGGGGGACTCGCTCATCGCCTCGGACCACATCACCGACGTCATCCGGGACCGGCTCCAGGAGCGCCACGGCTCGGGCGGCAAGGGGCTGCTCTACATCGACCGGCCCACCGGGGCGGGGCGCACGGTGCGCGCGGGGACGGCTAGCGAGGGCTGGCAGATCACCCGCATCATCGACCGCAACTACCCCAAGGAGCGGCTGGGCTTCACCGGCGTGGCCTTCGCCTCCACGGGCCAGGGCTCGCCGAGCGCGCGCTTCCCGGCCGAAGGGGCCCGCACCGCGGAGCTCTTCTTCCAGACCCAGCCCCAGGGCGGCACGGTGATGTTCAGCGCGGACGGCAAGCCGCTGCAGCGCCTGCTCACCCACTTCGAGTCGCCCCAGATGGCCTTCGCGCGGGTGGCCCTGCCCGAGGGCACCCAGACGCTGTCGCTGCACACCACGGGCAAGGTGGAGCTGCACGGCGTCTCGATGGAGAGTGGCCAGCCGGGCATCGTCTACGACACCATCGGCCTGCCGGGCGCCACCGCGGAGGTGTTCCTGCGCGCCAAGCGGGAGGCCTTCCGCGCCCAGCTCCGCCACCGCAAGCCCTCGCTCGTGGTGCTGATGGTGGGCGGCAACGAGGCCTTCTACCTCTCGAGGGACAGGACGAAGCCCGAGGACATCCGCGCCTCGGCGGTGGAGCTGGTGAAGTGGGTGCGGGAGTCCGTCCCGGACTCGGCCTGCCTCGTCATGTCCCCGCTGGACGCGGCGGTGCGCACCATGGGCGGCGAGCTGGTGCCGCGCCGGGGCACGCAGGAGGTGGGCCGCATCCTCCGCGAGGTGGCCCGCGACGGCGGCTGCGCCTTCTGGGACTCCCTGGCCGCCATGGGGGGAGAGGGCGCCGCCATCCGCTGGCTGCCGCTGAAGCTGCTGAACGAGGACCTCGTGCACCCCCGCGCGCGCGGCTCGGACCTGATGGGCCACCTGTTCGACTTCGCCCTCCAGCGGGCCTATGCCCGGCAGCACCCGCACTTGCAGGTGGAGGACCCCGCCGGGCTCCTCGACAGCGGCACCTCGCTGCGGAGCACGTTCGCGCGCCTCCGGGCGATGGAAGACGCGAAAGAGGGCGAGCCGCTGGACATCGTTCAGCTCGGCCCCTCCGACCGGCCCCTCCCTGGCTTCTCCCGGGCCGTGCAGGGGGCGCTCGCCAAGCGCTCCGGCGCGGCCGGCCAGGGCATCACCTATGACACGCTCGAGACGCCCGGCGCGACGGCCCTCACGCTGAACGGCCCGGAGCTGGAGACGCTCGAGGCGCAGCTCGCCACGCGCAAGCCCCAGCTGCTCGTGTTCCGGTATGGCGCCCTCGAAGCGGGCGAGCCTTCCCTGGAGCCGGAGGTGCTCCATAAGGAGTACACGGCGGCGATCTCCCGGCTGCGCGCCGCCACGGGGGCCGAGTGTCTGCTCTTCGGCCCCACGGACTCCCTGCAACAGGACACGCAGGGCCGCTGGACCGAAGCCCCTGCCCTGGAGCGGGTGCTCTCGACGCTGCCGGGGGTGGCCCGGGATGCGGGGTGCGCCTACTGGTCGGCCCGGGCCGCCATGGGCGGCGAGCGCTCGATGCTGCGCTGGCAGCGCGCGATGCCCGCGCTCGGCGATGGCGCCCAGCTGACGCCCGAGGGCGCCGAGCGGCTCGCCAGCGCCTTCGTGAAGGAGCTGCTGGCAGGCTACGACGCCTCCAAGGCCACGTCCGCGGAGGCAGGCCAGGCCCGCGTCCAGACGAAGGGGACCCTGCCCGTGCCAGCCGCCCCCACCGCCCATGCCGCGGAGGGCGGCTGACATGCAGTCCACCAGCCTCCCGTACCTGGTCTTCCTCGCGCTCACCTTCGCCCTGTACTGGGCCGTGCACCGCCACCGCGTGGCGCGGCTGGGCGTGCTGCTCGCCGCGAGCGTGTGCTTCTACGTGGCGTGGACCCCGCTGCCCATCATCGTCTTCTTCGTGGGCGCGGGCTTCGACCACCTGGTGGTGAAGGGGCTCGCCCGGG from Stigmatella aurantiaca includes the following:
- a CDS encoding ATP-grasp domain-containing protein, with product MNVVFISPHFPSHYIHFVQALRERGVNVLGIGDAPHDALRPELRNALSEYYFTPSLDNHEALLRAVGYLTWRHGRIHRIDSLNESWLESEARLRADFFVPGLLPGDIARLRSKLGMHDVFKKAGIPHPDAIPATDAAQVKAFAQRVGYPLVLKPDVGVGAAHTFKVKNDGEVEALFSQPLPTSYVAQTFVQGAIVTYDGMVDAEGRIVCTFSHEYSNGIMESVIEQRDTVIWSLRDLPPELDALGRRMVEALGLRERWFHLEFFRLDNGSFVALEANLRPPGSVLTDMMNYACDIDVYRLWARMLTGEPVTPFPYTRKYHVCHTARRSSRRYLHAHREVVSKLGDALLQHLEMPAVFHSALGNEIYLTRHQNLDTMKEAIRLIQMTS
- a CDS encoding mannose-1-phosphate guanylyltransferase; this translates as MALYPVIMAGGSGTRFWPLSRQARPKQFLPLASKLPLITDTTARLKGLASLKDTFIVCGPLHAKTAAKLVKGLPPKNLLVEPVARNTAPAIALATVQVAARDPEGILLVLPSDHHVADPAGFRKTLAEAAKLAGRGHIVTLGIQPHRPETGYGYIQLGEPLDGGGRKVKAFKEKPDLETAQGYLKSGEFLWNGGIFVFRADVMLAALAEHMPEMKKGLTALKGAVGKRTFPSVLKKVFPKLPAVSIDYGVMEKASNIAVLPGDFGWSDVGSFAAIPEVRPADARGNVVSGDETVVVDCDNCVVLGDKRPLAVVGLTDVVVVDAGDAVLVVPKDKSQDVRKVVEALKARKRQKYL
- a CDS encoding GDSL-type esterase/lipase family protein — its product is MNFKATSTGWTIVLTGALALGLSFAPLPESLRPIPRLRQEGPVAPRLAALFLPRILTGGPAAAPPQDVLTAAPVAAPGTPDALPPEEDEAPEPEEAEAPSVMAPPSDLEGLGALTRARALSLESLRERVASQHVDIELGCRRPGPSGCEENGLAPFFRALSALREDTRRSPVRVVHLGDSLIASDHITDVIRDRLQERHGSGGKGLLYIDRPTGAGRTVRAGTASEGWQITRIIDRNYPKERLGFTGVAFASTGQGSPSARFPAEGARTAELFFQTQPQGGTVMFSADGKPLQRLLTHFESPQMAFARVALPEGTQTLSLHTTGKVELHGVSMESGQPGIVYDTIGLPGATAEVFLRAKREAFRAQLRHRKPSLVVLMVGGNEAFYLSRDRTKPEDIRASAVELVKWVRESVPDSACLVMSPLDAAVRTMGGELVPRRGTQEVGRILREVARDGGCAFWDSLAAMGGEGAAIRWLPLKLLNEDLVHPRARGSDLMGHLFDFALQRAYARQHPHLQVEDPAGLLDSGTSLRSTFARLRAMEDAKEGEPLDIVQLGPSDRPLPGFSRAVQGALAKRSGAAGQGITYDTLETPGATALTLNGPELETLEAQLATRKPQLLVFRYGALEAGEPSLEPEVLHKEYTAAISRLRAATGAECLLFGPTDSLQQDTQGRWTEAPALERVLSTLPGVARDAGCAYWSARAAMGGERSMLRWQRAMPALGDGAQLTPEGAERLASAFVKELLAGYDASKATSAEAGQARVQTKGTLPVPAAPTAHAAEGG